A single genomic interval of Mesoaciditoga lauensis cd-1655R = DSM 25116 harbors:
- a CDS encoding N-glycosylase/DNA lyase, which produces MNDIVTEVEKIFDEATPLVEEKWQSFLSLGRKANEEELFSELSFCVLTANWSALGGIKAQNEIGKGFVHFSLSELENALKKVGHRFPNARANYIVSNRWIIGNLKEVLNMPTLEAREYLVKNVKGIGWKEASHFLRNVGKGEVAILDKHIMRMMLSAHLIDEIPKGWTKKRYLDYESRLGPIAKHFDMPLGKLDLYLWYSVKKRVDK; this is translated from the coding sequence ATGAATGACATCGTTACGGAAGTAGAAAAAATATTTGATGAAGCCACCCCATTGGTAGAAGAAAAATGGCAATCCTTTCTCTCCTTAGGCAGAAAAGCAAATGAAGAAGAGCTCTTCAGTGAGCTCTCTTTTTGTGTCCTAACGGCAAATTGGTCTGCTTTAGGAGGAATTAAAGCTCAAAACGAGATAGGAAAAGGCTTTGTTCACTTTTCCCTCTCAGAATTGGAAAATGCGTTGAAGAAAGTGGGGCATAGATTTCCAAATGCAAGGGCAAATTACATAGTTTCAAATAGGTGGATCATAGGGAATTTGAAAGAAGTTTTAAATATGCCAACTCTTGAAGCGAGAGAATATTTGGTTAAAAATGTTAAAGGAATTGGTTGGAAAGAAGCGAGCCATTTTTTAAGGAACGTCGGCAAAGGAGAAGTGGCCATTCTTGACAAACATATAATGAGAATGATGCTATCCGCCCATCTCATAGATGAAATTCCCAAAGGGTGGACAAAAAAGAGGTATTTGGATTACGAATCACGGCTCGGCCCAATTGCCAAACATTTTGATATGCCTTTGGGCAAACTGGATCTGTATCTTTGGTACAGCGTAAAAAAAAGGGTGGATAAATAA
- the nth gene encoding endonuclease III has translation MLDKKTAINTLLDVIKLYPRHHERKDPFFVLISTVLSQRTRDANTDKASRALFEKFPTAYELSKAEKKDVEKLIKPAGMYKQKAERIVEIAKEVIEKYNGKVPNDLKSLLTLKGVGRKTANIVLAVSFDIPAIAVDVHVHRITNRMGIVKTNKPEETEVELMKILPKKYWTKLNGALVNFGQQICTPRNPKCAECMFREVCEYGRRNGSEVSEVGTGK, from the coding sequence ATGCTTGATAAAAAGACGGCAATAAATACACTTTTAGACGTTATAAAGCTCTATCCACGTCATCACGAACGAAAAGATCCATTCTTTGTTCTCATAAGTACGGTTTTAAGTCAAAGAACTCGAGATGCAAACACTGATAAAGCATCTCGTGCTCTTTTTGAGAAATTCCCAACAGCCTATGAGCTCTCAAAAGCGGAGAAGAAAGATGTTGAGAAGCTTATAAAGCCAGCGGGAATGTACAAACAAAAAGCGGAGCGGATCGTTGAGATCGCTAAGGAGGTAATTGAAAAGTACAACGGAAAGGTTCCTAACGATCTCAAAAGCCTCCTGACGTTGAAAGGCGTTGGCAGAAAGACAGCCAACATAGTTTTGGCGGTTTCTTTCGATATTCCAGCAATTGCCGTAGATGTTCATGTGCATCGAATTACAAATCGCATGGGAATTGTAAAAACTAACAAACCAGAAGAAACAGAAGTTGAACTTATGAAGATTCTGCCAAAGAAATATTGGACCAAGCTGAACGGCGCATTGGTGAATTTTGGTCAACAAATATGCACCCCCAGAAATCCGAAGTGCGCTGAATGCATGTTCAGGGAGGTGTGTGAATACGGTCGAAGGAACGGAAGCGAAGTTAGCGAAGTTGGCACAGGAAAGTGA
- a CDS encoding chromate transporter produces the protein MEIVELFFVFFKIGFLSFGGGWTVVGLISHEVVSHHWLSPSDFSKIVSVSQLTPGPVAVNVATYVGFKMDGILGSIFSTIGILTPSIVIIVLVSFLSKLVKADEKYLNSALRVASISLIFLTLYSLLYSCSWDWLTLLLAAVSFILFVKTDIDPIYIIIFSALTGALLYVL, from the coding sequence GTGGAAATCGTAGAACTCTTTTTTGTGTTTTTCAAAATAGGATTCCTTTCTTTTGGGGGAGGCTGGACGGTTGTAGGTTTGATAAGCCATGAGGTGGTTTCTCATCATTGGCTTTCTCCAAGCGATTTTTCAAAGATAGTTTCCGTTTCACAGTTAACACCCGGCCCTGTAGCCGTGAATGTGGCCACTTATGTTGGCTTCAAAATGGATGGCATCCTTGGTTCTATTTTTTCGACAATTGGAATATTGACTCCATCTATCGTGATAATCGTGCTGGTCAGCTTTCTCTCTAAGCTCGTCAAGGCGGATGAAAAATACCTGAACTCAGCCTTGCGTGTCGCATCGATTTCTCTTATCTTTTTGACTCTCTATTCCCTTTTATATTCCTGCAGTTGGGATTGGCTAACACTGTTACTGGCGGCCGTTTCATTTATACTTTTTGTAAAAACAGACATAGATCCAATTTACATAATAATTTTTTCTGCGCTAACAGGCGCACTGTTGTATGTATTGTAA
- a CDS encoding chromate transporter — protein sequence MKKEKEVDFFPIFLTFFRISLLTIGGGYAMVPVMAKEMEKKKWMSKSDFYTLLAQSQSIPGSVAFNLSILVGKKISGLKGSFAGAIGVILPPFFAIILIGALLSKFSNSPIVIGFLKGAYGAVIGLIAGILYKMITLRKWNFLEVLVGVIGIFFLILKSDYVLVIFILIVLTVWIGDKKWKS from the coding sequence GTGAAAAAAGAAAAAGAAGTGGATTTTTTCCCGATATTTCTTACATTCTTCAGAATTTCTTTGTTGACAATAGGCGGGGGCTATGCCATGGTTCCCGTTATGGCAAAAGAAATGGAAAAGAAAAAATGGATGAGTAAAAGCGATTTTTACACTTTACTCGCGCAATCTCAGTCAATTCCAGGTTCGGTGGCATTTAACCTTTCAATCCTCGTGGGGAAAAAGATTTCCGGATTGAAGGGAAGCTTCGCGGGCGCTATTGGGGTGATCCTTCCACCGTTTTTTGCGATAATTCTGATAGGCGCCTTACTCTCAAAATTTTCGAATTCGCCAATAGTCATAGGCTTTTTAAAAGGGGCTTACGGAGCCGTTATCGGGTTGATAGCAGGCATACTTTACAAGATGATAACTTTGAGAAAATGGAACTTCCTGGAAGTTCTCGTTGGCGTAATTGGCATTTTCTTTTTAATCCTAAAAAGCGATTACGTTTTGGTGATATTCATCTTGATTGTTTTAACAGTGTGGATTGGTGATAAAAAGTGGAAATCGTAG
- a CDS encoding DUF501 domain-containing protein → MKVISSQLGRTPKNVLEVSYRCSYGFPVVVKSNPVLDGKPFPTIYWLTCPYLRYRISQIEAEGGIAKYEKIIDSSKALFHLQEEAHLLARKEAIELAGDNEWVIKRIKKSGMGGISDFSHIKCLHLQVAYHLGGIRNPVGEMVLDEIRQLECKNALCEKYKEVM, encoded by the coding sequence TTGAAAGTCATATCTTCTCAACTTGGAAGAACTCCTAAAAACGTTTTAGAAGTTTCATATAGGTGTTCATATGGATTTCCCGTGGTTGTGAAATCTAACCCCGTCCTGGACGGAAAACCTTTTCCAACGATATATTGGCTTACGTGTCCTTACTTGAGATATCGTATTTCACAAATAGAAGCCGAGGGTGGCATTGCTAAGTACGAAAAGATCATAGACTCTTCGAAAGCACTTTTTCATTTGCAAGAGGAAGCTCATCTCCTTGCAAGAAAAGAAGCTATAGAATTAGCTGGAGATAACGAATGGGTGATAAAAAGGATAAAAAAGAGTGGAATGGGTGGCATATCCGATTTTTCACATATTAAATGTCTTCATTTACAGGTTGCATACCATTTAGGTGGCATCAGGAATCCGGTTGGAGAAATGGTTTTAGACGAGATAAGACAACTGGAATGCAAAAACGCTCTGTGTGAAAAATACAAAGAGGTGATGTGA
- a CDS encoding O-antigen ligase family protein has protein sequence MEVVKSEISKFEEYTLYLIALFIPIVTIPGWTYEYSTQKYAFFSILAFVVLVAAVWESRRRESIAVRFTLPSIGWGFFALSALLSLFPVAMEDTPYLRYSGQVALYVVLTFIFAIYLMNRVNTKRVMINILGMLLISAGFITLDAFINFYAGWDIWLGHIGTPYTRIAIRATIGNPDFVPDYLGVMLFVAFYFLISKDLGYKITKENAKSVYLRLSIIKASVLIEAIAMVAVIIFAQTRGDYLAVPASFVFFALSYTYYQNFKHKRKEETKEIPEVSRTYKKIAKLTTIFVIVFVGAVFLEFLLYSIPGPFTGGKFSVFGRVSTISSATTSGGSGQQRYLAWWAAFYQWKDHPIVGQGIGTYQTNVLHYLGVAVQHHPALIVAWNNFKRAHNDYVQVLGETGILGFASIVFFLISLLLYYLRVLKKQNYDNAMLMMLLASGALVTILTSVLSFAEHLMPDSMTLMFLLAFLNSNLFNKDKDYTWEWVFNKAKFVAVATVTLAIAGSVALLKTMYFVSEVYFLKGNVSYQYISAYQRAVKNVSSQLQSVKNDIQLLKSYKGKFAYLDPKNYIPQHLNALLMRNPNLNRTQASIQLEHQRVDEYNKQMNNLVNAQKELENNLNAFERNENISYSDAVYHFTSSLGWDWTYGTSEFYLGLLSTFPQRNQRIVGELNVALKKDTQTQLNVLKKLFYGKDPMTYYIYPPYRHLNYVDDYNLIAKLVKNGENLVKLWNELNINQLIQMQMYRDGIDYLQTSFLSFDEKNSYRLIAEFSSTLYHLERQQITSYERAMKLFPKFKTDFEKMISDHEKLANEDRIAMEKWYDKTIFILPGGWNRYPGWENVYSEYINNILRDTPMNAQTYAKIKEIAGKYVWIGNYMQRTYWAVPIKVFDIFTSLAQTFINQKKYAEALTVVTDTLKIFKPAYEWNLKDESRWKHNEKIHSLVTKFIKEYQELENNRATFLKQLKNVYLYTFTNPKTKKLAQEYLNDWNKNLLLASEQNMSTSDIISYVVKLEKQK, from the coding sequence ATGGAAGTGGTTAAGTCAGAGATTTCAAAATTCGAAGAGTACACCCTTTACCTGATAGCTCTTTTTATTCCAATCGTTACCATTCCAGGTTGGACTTATGAATACAGCACGCAAAAGTACGCTTTCTTTTCGATATTGGCTTTTGTGGTGTTGGTGGCGGCTGTTTGGGAATCTAGAAGGCGTGAAAGTATTGCCGTAAGGTTTACATTGCCTTCAATAGGATGGGGATTTTTCGCGCTGTCGGCTTTGCTATCGCTCTTCCCGGTGGCAATGGAAGATACCCCTTACCTGAGATATTCCGGTCAGGTTGCGCTTTACGTCGTTCTGACTTTTATATTTGCAATTTATCTTATGAACAGGGTAAACACCAAAAGGGTGATGATAAACATCCTCGGTATGCTTTTGATAAGCGCTGGTTTTATAACGTTGGATGCGTTTATAAACTTTTACGCGGGTTGGGATATCTGGCTTGGGCATATAGGAACTCCATATACCAGAATAGCTATAAGAGCCACAATTGGAAACCCAGACTTCGTCCCAGACTATCTGGGTGTTATGCTCTTCGTGGCGTTTTACTTTTTGATTTCTAAAGATCTTGGATACAAGATAACAAAAGAAAACGCAAAGAGTGTTTATTTAAGATTATCCATAATAAAAGCATCTGTTCTCATAGAAGCCATTGCGATGGTTGCCGTTATAATCTTCGCTCAAACAAGGGGAGATTACCTGGCAGTACCCGCTTCTTTCGTTTTTTTCGCTTTGAGCTACACGTACTACCAAAATTTCAAGCATAAACGCAAAGAAGAAACCAAGGAAATTCCAGAAGTTAGCAGGACGTATAAAAAGATCGCCAAGCTTACCACTATCTTTGTGATAGTATTTGTAGGCGCTGTTTTTTTGGAATTCTTGCTTTATTCCATTCCTGGACCGTTTACAGGCGGCAAATTCAGCGTTTTTGGAAGAGTTTCAACGATTTCATCTGCCACAACATCTGGTGGAAGCGGGCAGCAAAGGTATTTGGCCTGGTGGGCAGCCTTTTACCAATGGAAAGATCATCCCATCGTTGGTCAGGGCATAGGCACTTATCAAACAAACGTTTTACACTATTTAGGAGTGGCAGTCCAACATCATCCCGCCCTTATCGTCGCGTGGAACAACTTCAAAAGGGCTCACAACGATTACGTACAGGTTTTGGGAGAAACCGGCATTTTAGGATTTGCATCCATCGTTTTCTTTCTTATATCCCTTTTGCTTTATTACTTGAGAGTTCTGAAAAAGCAGAATTACGATAACGCCATGTTGATGATGTTGTTGGCATCGGGCGCTTTGGTAACAATTTTGACGAGTGTGCTCTCTTTTGCGGAACATCTCATGCCAGATTCCATGACGTTGATGTTTTTACTTGCCTTTTTGAATTCTAACTTGTTCAACAAAGATAAAGATTACACATGGGAATGGGTTTTCAACAAAGCGAAATTCGTTGCAGTTGCGACGGTGACGTTGGCGATAGCTGGAAGTGTGGCGTTGTTGAAAACGATGTATTTCGTCAGTGAAGTTTACTTCCTTAAGGGTAATGTGAGCTATCAATACATAAGCGCGTATCAGAGAGCTGTGAAAAACGTTTCATCTCAGCTTCAAAGCGTTAAGAATGACATCCAGCTTTTAAAAAGCTACAAAGGAAAATTCGCTTATCTTGATCCGAAAAACTACATTCCCCAGCACCTAAACGCTTTGCTCATGAGAAACCCAAATCTCAACAGAACGCAAGCATCGATTCAGCTAGAACACCAACGTGTTGATGAATACAACAAACAGATGAACAATTTGGTAAATGCACAAAAAGAACTTGAAAACAATTTGAACGCATTTGAAAGAAATGAAAATATTTCATACAGCGATGCCGTTTACCACTTCACGAGTTCTCTTGGATGGGATTGGACGTACGGAACCTCAGAGTTCTATCTCGGACTCCTTTCAACTTTTCCTCAACGTAACCAAAGAATCGTGGGCGAATTGAATGTGGCTCTGAAGAAAGATACACAAACACAGCTTAACGTATTGAAAAAATTGTTCTACGGCAAGGATCCCATGACGTATTACATATATCCACCTTACAGGCATCTCAATTACGTTGACGATTACAATTTGATTGCAAAACTTGTCAAAAATGGAGAAAACCTTGTCAAGCTCTGGAACGAACTTAACATCAATCAATTGATTCAGATGCAAATGTACAGAGACGGAATAGATTATTTACAAACGTCCTTCCTTTCATTTGATGAAAAGAATTCTTACAGGTTGATAGCGGAATTTTCTTCGACACTTTATCACCTGGAAAGACAACAAATAACGTCTTACGAACGTGCCATGAAGCTTTTTCCGAAATTCAAAACCGATTTTGAGAAGATGATATCAGATCATGAAAAATTGGCAAACGAAGATAGAATAGCGATGGAAAAGTGGTATGATAAAACGATCTTCATACTCCCAGGTGGATGGAACAGGTATCCGGGTTGGGAAAACGTCTATTCAGAGTACATAAACAACATATTAAGAGACACTCCGATGAACGCTCAAACGTATGCGAAAATAAAAGAAATAGCTGGGAAATATGTTTGGATAGGCAATTACATGCAAAGAACATATTGGGCTGTGCCGATAAAAGTTTTTGACATTTTCACTTCATTGGCTCAAACGTTTATAAACCAAAAGAAATACGCTGAAGCTCTTACGGTTGTTACCGACACGTTAAAAATATTCAAACCCGCTTACGAGTGGAATTTGAAGGATGAATCGAGATGGAAACACAACGAAAAGATCCATTCTCTGGTAACCAAATTCATCAAGGAATACCAGGAACTGGAAAATAATCGCGCAACTTTTCTCAAGCAATTGAAGAACGTTTATCTTTACACTTTTACCAACCCAAAAACTAAAAAATTGGCTCAAGAGTATTTAAACGATTGGAACAAAAATTTGTTACTTGCCAGTGAACAAAATATGTCAACATCTGATATAATATCTTATGTTGTTAAACTAGAAAAACAAAAATAA
- a CDS encoding glycosyltransferase gives MNILYALCTWGLGHMTRSLPIMRRLVEEGNHLIIYTAHRPLIALKKEFGDRCEYIESVMYPSPYGKNGAFAVKLSFIMPSIISAMLKEHKQILQISKEKNVDLFIADSKYGAFDKTKPSVFIFHQLRYIPPDFLKFLRNKTEKFNYFFRDSFKKFVVPDFEMDEGLTGDLSHNLSYFPKEKIEYIGILSDYEKKDVEQDIDYLISLSGREPNRSMLEKRIVSQIDELEGKIVLVRGTPEETEKINVPGVEIVNYAGKGVRDDLMNRAKFVIARSGYSTIMDMVELGKKGLLIPTPGQTEQEYLGEYLSQKGYFYSVEENNIMLKRDVEKAKKYTGFNPPWRTKESVEKFMKLIKELVQ, from the coding sequence ATGAACATTCTTTACGCTTTGTGCACTTGGGGATTGGGGCACATGACGAGGAGTTTGCCGATCATGAGGCGATTGGTCGAAGAAGGAAACCATCTAATAATTTACACAGCTCATCGCCCTTTAATAGCCTTGAAGAAAGAATTTGGTGATCGGTGCGAATACATTGAAAGCGTTATGTACCCGAGTCCCTACGGTAAAAACGGCGCATTCGCCGTAAAGCTTTCTTTTATAATGCCGTCAATAATCAGTGCAATGCTTAAAGAGCATAAGCAGATTCTTCAAATTTCAAAAGAAAAAAATGTGGATCTTTTCATAGCAGATTCAAAGTATGGGGCTTTTGATAAGACAAAACCCTCGGTTTTTATATTTCATCAGCTTCGTTACATACCTCCGGATTTCTTAAAATTCTTGAGAAACAAAACGGAGAAGTTCAACTATTTTTTCCGCGATTCGTTTAAAAAATTCGTCGTGCCAGATTTTGAAATGGATGAAGGATTAACAGGTGATCTGTCTCACAATCTTTCGTATTTTCCAAAGGAAAAAATAGAATACATAGGAATACTATCAGACTATGAAAAGAAAGATGTTGAACAAGATATAGATTACTTGATTTCCTTATCCGGAAGAGAACCAAATCGTTCAATGCTTGAAAAAAGAATTGTCTCTCAGATCGATGAACTTGAAGGAAAGATCGTTCTTGTTCGAGGAACTCCCGAGGAAACGGAAAAAATAAACGTTCCAGGTGTGGAAATAGTGAATTACGCCGGTAAAGGTGTAAGAGATGATCTGATGAACCGCGCTAAATTCGTAATAGCCAGATCGGGATATTCTACCATAATGGATATGGTGGAACTTGGGAAAAAAGGTCTTCTCATTCCTACCCCTGGTCAGACGGAACAGGAATACCTTGGTGAATATCTTTCACAAAAAGGATATTTTTATTCGGTAGAAGAAAACAACATAATGCTGAAAAGAGACGTTGAAAAGGCAAAAAAATACACCGGATTTAATCCACCGTGGAGGACAAAAGAAAGCGTTGAGAAATTTATGAAACTCATAAAGGAATTGGTACAATGA
- a CDS encoding 50S ribosomal protein L11 methyltransferase — protein sequence MKRKEWILKIDSKRSNEIFEFLSFYGLTSFYSESLPNGKEETFHIYTEDKSMIDEIAKKFGVTCEMKISNDEDWISIWRRSLKIIDVEKGLHINPDPERFQDPEDGITVKVTPGMAFGTGEHETTKLAASLLKTYLKDGMRVCDVGCGTGVLSAIAKKLGASKVLAVDMDEDALKQARETAVLNDVDYEVKKSDLLLNVNEEFDLYVANIVFDVLLKLIPQLPHKVLFIASGVDKPRADEFANFCEKMDFQIIEKRCENEWCAFAVKT from the coding sequence TTGAAAAGAAAAGAGTGGATACTGAAAATAGATTCAAAAAGATCGAACGAAATCTTTGAATTTCTATCTTTTTATGGGTTGACATCGTTTTATTCTGAGTCTCTTCCGAATGGAAAAGAAGAAACATTTCACATATACACGGAAGATAAAAGTATGATAGATGAGATCGCGAAAAAATTTGGTGTCACGTGTGAAATGAAGATTTCCAATGATGAAGATTGGATCTCCATATGGAGGAGAAGCCTTAAAATAATAGATGTTGAAAAGGGCTTACACATAAATCCTGATCCAGAGAGGTTCCAAGATCCTGAAGATGGCATAACCGTAAAGGTAACGCCTGGTATGGCATTTGGAACCGGTGAACATGAAACGACAAAGTTAGCTGCCAGCCTTCTTAAAACGTATTTAAAAGATGGCATGAGGGTTTGCGATGTTGGGTGTGGTACTGGCGTGCTTTCAGCCATCGCCAAAAAACTTGGAGCTTCAAAGGTTTTGGCCGTTGATATGGATGAGGACGCTTTAAAGCAAGCCAGAGAAACCGCTGTTTTAAATGATGTTGATTACGAGGTGAAAAAATCTGATTTGTTGTTGAACGTAAACGAAGAATTTGATCTTTACGTTGCAAACATAGTATTTGATGTTCTCTTAAAACTTATACCTCAACTTCCACATAAAGTGCTTTTTATAGCCTCTGGCGTGGATAAGCCACGAGCAGACGAATTTGCAAACTTTTGCGAAAAAATGGATTTTCAAATAATAGAAAAGCGATGTGAGAACGAATGGTGCGCGTTTGCGGTGAAGACTTGA
- the murB gene encoding UDP-N-acetylmuramate dehydrogenase, translated as MNTVEGTEAKLAKLAQESELSTLTTFQLAGKVKKLLKPANVNELAEIIQMFHQDGEHFKIIGGGSNTIIRDGANVPLVSTTRLKKMKFDGNYVFVESGVNLSTIVAESAKRGLSGIEFASGIPGTIGGAVFMNSGAFGGEISHHLQSIFIVNEKGETKEVKASDVEFSYRDSSFHDEKMWVAGCVLKLNYSTPSEVKNKVEKFLEEKRKSQPLSMPSVGCIFKNPEGDYAARLIDVAGLKGFRVGGVMVSTKHAGFFVNIGEATFNDFKAVYMRVQKEVKEKLGVELEPEITIVW; from the coding sequence GTGAATACGGTCGAAGGAACGGAAGCGAAGTTAGCGAAGTTGGCACAGGAAAGTGAACTTTCCACTCTTACTACGTTTCAACTGGCTGGAAAAGTAAAAAAACTCTTAAAGCCTGCAAATGTTAACGAGCTGGCAGAAATCATTCAGATGTTTCACCAAGATGGAGAACACTTCAAGATCATAGGTGGTGGCTCCAACACGATTATTCGCGATGGAGCGAATGTTCCGTTGGTAAGCACCACACGCCTGAAAAAGATGAAATTCGATGGAAACTACGTTTTCGTTGAAAGCGGCGTGAATCTATCTACCATTGTGGCTGAATCTGCAAAAAGAGGACTATCAGGAATAGAGTTCGCAAGTGGAATTCCAGGCACCATAGGTGGAGCGGTGTTTATGAACAGCGGAGCGTTTGGCGGAGAAATCTCACATCATCTTCAAAGCATATTCATCGTGAATGAAAAAGGAGAAACAAAAGAGGTAAAAGCGTCGGATGTAGAATTCTCTTACAGGGACTCTTCCTTTCACGATGAAAAAATGTGGGTAGCGGGATGCGTCCTGAAATTGAATTACTCAACGCCATCTGAAGTGAAAAACAAAGTTGAAAAATTCCTCGAAGAAAAAAGGAAAAGCCAACCCTTGTCTATGCCAAGTGTGGGATGCATATTCAAAAATCCGGAAGGCGATTATGCGGCTAGACTTATAGATGTGGCTGGTCTTAAAGGATTTAGGGTTGGGGGAGTCATGGTTTCAACGAAGCATGCTGGATTTTTCGTTAACATTGGCGAAGCCACTTTTAATGATTTCAAAGCTGTATACATGCGAGTTCAAAAAGAGGTGAAAGAAAAACTCGGAGTAGAATTGGAACCCGAGATCACGATAGTATGGTAG
- a CDS encoding FGGY family carbohydrate kinase has product MFVAVIDEGTTSTRAIIFDENGNPSSSSQKELTTFYPQAGWVEQSANEIYAKSVEALKEAIEKCKCSPDFVGITNQRETIIAWNSETGEPLYNAIVWRDKRGQALCEKIKFKGYENEIREKTGLLLDPYFSASKMKWLIDNVKEVKEAMMKGELKFGTVDSYLIWKLTGKHLTDVSNASRTLLFNLSTLSWDDDLLEIFGVPLETLPEVKSSAYDFGASLYGNVVGVLGDQQASLFGNRCYNAGEVKCTYGTGAFVLANIGSSNTSNPGGLLKTIAWKIENEVTYALEGAILGSGQNITWIKKNVGLIKEESEIEPLARSVVSSEGVYYVPALDGIGAPRWIPEARGTFLGLSSFHTKAHLVRSILNAMAFSTVEVVDAFRKSGLSISKISVDGGGAKNSLLIQTLADASQVPVERPHFHEMTAYGAFLISGIGAKMWDLKYLKNQKNPSDLFQPMNDLSSEYSKWKKAEEISINWSKYLTNP; this is encoded by the coding sequence ATGTTTGTCGCCGTGATAGACGAAGGTACAACGAGCACGCGTGCGATCATCTTTGATGAAAATGGAAATCCGTCATCAAGCTCTCAAAAAGAGCTGACAACTTTTTACCCTCAAGCTGGATGGGTGGAACAATCTGCAAATGAGATATACGCTAAAAGCGTCGAAGCGCTGAAAGAGGCTATAGAAAAATGCAAATGTTCACCTGATTTTGTTGGCATCACAAATCAGCGTGAAACGATCATAGCCTGGAATTCAGAAACGGGTGAGCCTCTCTATAACGCCATTGTTTGGAGGGATAAGAGGGGACAAGCACTTTGTGAAAAAATAAAATTCAAAGGGTATGAGAACGAAATTCGCGAGAAAACAGGCCTATTATTAGATCCTTATTTTTCCGCCTCGAAAATGAAATGGCTAATAGATAACGTGAAAGAAGTAAAAGAGGCGATGATGAAGGGTGAGCTGAAATTTGGAACTGTAGATTCGTATTTGATATGGAAGCTAACTGGAAAACATCTAACGGACGTTTCAAACGCTTCTAGAACGCTTCTCTTCAACCTATCAACGCTCTCCTGGGATGATGATTTGCTTGAGATTTTTGGTGTACCGTTAGAAACATTGCCTGAGGTTAAATCCTCCGCTTACGATTTTGGAGCTTCGCTTTACGGAAACGTGGTTGGAGTATTAGGCGACCAACAAGCATCTCTCTTTGGAAACAGATGTTACAATGCCGGCGAAGTGAAATGTACGTATGGAACGGGAGCGTTTGTTTTGGCTAACATTGGAAGCTCAAATACTTCAAATCCAGGTGGCCTTCTAAAAACAATAGCTTGGAAAATAGAAAATGAAGTGACGTATGCATTGGAAGGAGCGATTTTGGGAAGCGGTCAGAACATCACGTGGATAAAGAAGAACGTAGGATTGATAAAAGAAGAAAGCGAAATAGAACCTCTTGCGAGATCAGTCGTTTCAAGTGAGGGAGTGTATTATGTGCCTGCATTGGATGGAATTGGGGCACCAAGATGGATTCCCGAAGCGCGAGGAACTTTTTTGGGACTAAGTTCTTTTCACACCAAAGCCCATTTGGTTCGCTCCATTCTAAATGCCATGGCGTTTTCCACCGTTGAGGTTGTAGATGCCTTCCGAAAAAGTGGCCTATCCATTTCTAAAATAAGCGTGGATGGGGGAGGGGCTAAGAATTCTTTACTCATTCAAACCCTTGCAGACGCCAGCCAAGTTCCAGTTGAAAGACCACATTTTCACGAAATGACTGCTTACGGAGCGTTCTTGATAAGCGGTATAGGAGCAAAAATGTGGGACCTAAAATATTTAAAAAATCAGAAAAATCCTTCCGACCTTTTCCAACCTATGAACGATCTTTCAAGTGAGTATTCGAAATGGAAAAAGGCGGAAGAAATCTCCATAAACTGGTCAAAATACCTGACAAATCCTTAA